Proteins encoded in a region of the Sugiyamaella lignohabitans strain CBS 10342 chromosome B, complete sequence genome:
- the YPT52 gene encoding Rab family GTPase YPT52 (Endosomal Rab family GTPase; required for vacuolar protein sorting, endocytosis and multivesicular body (MVB) biogenesis and sorting; required for localization of the CORVET complex to endosomes; involved in autophagy and ionic stress tolerance; similar to Vps21p and Ypt53p; mammalian Rab5 homolog; protein abundance increases in response to DNA replication stress; GO_component: GO:0005783 - endoplasmic reticulum [Evidence IEA,IEA]; GO_component: GO:0005770 - late endosome [Evidence IMP] [PMID 11872141]; GO_component: GO:0016020 - membrane [Evidence IEA]; GO_component: GO:0005886 - plasma membrane [Evidence IEA,IEA]; GO_function: GO:0005525 - GTP binding [Evidence IEA,IEA]; GO_function: GO:0003924 - GTPase activity [Evidence IDA] [PMID 11210571]; GO_function: GO:0003924 - GTPase activity [Evidence IMP] [PMID 8163546]; GO_function: GO:0000166 - nucleotide binding [Evidence IEA]; GO_process: GO:0006895 - Golgi to endosome transport [Evidence IGI,IMP] [PMID 22748138]; GO_process: GO:0006895 - Golgi to endosome transport [Evidence IGI] [PMID 23612966]; GO_process: GO:0006897 - endocytosis [Evidence IMP] [PMID 8163546]; GO_process: GO:0032511 - late endosome to vacuole transport via multivesicular body sorting pathway [Evidence IGI] [PMID 22748138]; GO_process: GO:0036258 - multivesicular body assembly [Evidence IGI] [PMID 22748138]; GO_process: GO:0036010 - protein localization to endosome [Evidence IGI] [PMID 23264632]; GO_process: GO:0006623 - protein targeting to vacuole [Evidence IMP] [PMID 8163546]; GO_process: GO:0015031 - protein transport [Evidence IEA,IEA]; GO_process: GO:0007264 - small GTPase mediated signal transduction [Evidence IEA]; GO_process: GO:0006810 - transport [Evidence IEA]): MSLDAKIVLLGSQGVGKTSFVVRYVRNTFQQGNASTIGASFLAKKVMIDDYVVRLQIWDTAGQERFRSMAPMYYRSATCGILCYDITSEASFKAMHSWLLELKENVDSGLMIHIVGTKLDLVNADPSKREVPFETCVAYASKYLSSGGEDGFDGSEACHEISAKDDEGVEEVFEVITRKLIEKRRMIEDNYQEQQARRQTIYVHNDEPEVKSGCC, translated from the coding sequence ATGAGTTTAGACGCCAAAATAGTACTTCTAGGCTCACAAGGTGTGGGAAAGACGTCATTCGTAGTACGATACGTACGAAACACATTTCAGCAAGGAAATGCGTCAACTATTGGGGCCTCATTTCTTGCAAAAAAGGTAATGATTGATGATTACGTTGTAAGACTACAAATTTGGGATACAGCTGGCCAGGAAAGATTCAGATCTATGGCACCTATGTACTACAGATCAGCTACCTGTGGTATCTTATGTTACGATATTACTTCCGAGGCCTCTTTTAAAGCCATGCATTCATGGCTATTAGAGCTGAAAGAGAATGTCGATTCTGGACTCATGATTCATATCGTAGGAACAAAACTGGATCTAGTCAATGCAGACCCGTCTAAACGAGAAGTCCCATTTGAAACATGTGTTGCATATGCATCGAAATATCTcagcagtggtggtgaagatggaTTCGACGGATCCGAAGCATGTCACGAAATCAGTGCAAAAGATGACGAGGGTGTGGAAGAGGTTTTCGAAGTGATTACAAGGAAACTCATTGAAAAGAGACGCATGATTGAAGACAACtaccaagagcagcagGCCCGTCGACAAACTATCTATGTGCACAATGACGAGC